In Bacillus methanolicus, the following proteins share a genomic window:
- a CDS encoding G5 and 3D domain-containing protein, whose translation MKNLFSKSLSKKKLAVIFASFLVFAAVFGIFLFETTKKTVAITLDGQERVIKTHAETIEDLFDELDISLRSEDYVFPTVSTKVKDNLKIVWKPAKQVKVVQGQEQKTVWTTAETVKDLLLEQKIIINEHDVVQPKPEEAIKNKMQIAIQKAFPLTLVDGGKKQQVWSTSTTVADFLSQQGITLKDLDRVEPKLHEKVKENAVVNVIRVEKVTDVVEEPINFAVVTKKDGNLTKGTEKVIKEGEQGLLTKKYEVVLENGKEVSRTLISEQKVKEKQDKIVAVGTKVISQQVSRGSTENGREFYVSSTAYTASCNGCSGITSSGINLKANPNVKVIAVDPRVIPLGTKVYVEGYGYAVAADTGGAIKGYKIDVFFPSNSQAYRWGNRKVKIKILN comes from the coding sequence ATGAAAAACCTGTTTTCCAAGTCTTTGAGCAAGAAAAAATTGGCCGTTATTTTTGCTAGTTTCCTAGTTTTTGCTGCCGTCTTCGGAATCTTTTTGTTTGAGACAACGAAGAAGACTGTAGCCATAACTCTTGACGGTCAGGAGAGAGTGATAAAAACACATGCAGAAACGATTGAAGATCTATTCGATGAACTCGATATATCATTGCGCTCAGAAGACTATGTGTTTCCCACGGTAAGCACGAAGGTGAAAGACAACTTAAAAATTGTATGGAAACCGGCGAAACAGGTTAAAGTTGTGCAAGGTCAAGAACAAAAAACCGTTTGGACTACAGCAGAAACGGTGAAAGATCTTTTGCTAGAACAAAAAATTATCATAAATGAACATGACGTTGTCCAGCCAAAGCCAGAAGAAGCAATCAAGAACAAAATGCAAATTGCAATCCAAAAAGCTTTTCCATTAACGCTGGTTGACGGCGGAAAAAAACAACAAGTATGGTCAACTTCGACTACGGTCGCTGACTTTTTATCACAGCAAGGGATTACACTAAAGGATTTAGACCGTGTTGAGCCTAAATTGCACGAGAAAGTCAAAGAAAATGCCGTTGTAAACGTCATTCGGGTTGAAAAAGTCACCGATGTAGTGGAAGAACCAATAAACTTTGCAGTCGTCACCAAAAAAGACGGTAACTTAACAAAAGGAACAGAAAAAGTTATTAAGGAAGGCGAGCAAGGTTTATTAACAAAAAAATATGAAGTTGTTTTAGAAAATGGAAAAGAAGTTTCCAGAACACTCATCAGCGAACAGAAAGTAAAGGAAAAACAGGATAAGATCGTGGCAGTCGGCACGAAAGTAATCTCTCAACAAGTATCCCGCGGGAGTACTGAAAACGGAAGGGAGTTTTATGTAAGCTCAACTGCGTATACTGCCAGCTGCAATGGCTGTTCCGGCATAACTTCTTCCGGCATAAATTTAAAAGCCAACCCTAATGTAAAAGTTATTGCTGTAGACCCACGGGTGATCCCGCTGGGAACGAAGGTTTATGTTGAAGGCTACGGATATGCCGTTGCCGCTGATACAGGAGGAGCGATTAAAGGCTATAAAATCGATGTCTTCTTCCCTTCCAATTCACAAGCTTATCGCTGGGGGAATAGAAAGGTAAAAATCAAAATTTTAAATTAA
- the rnmV gene encoding ribonuclease M5: MKIKEIIVVEGKDDTTAIKRAVDADTIETNGSALSEETIEKIKLAHQKRGVIIFTDPDFPGEKIRKTIARHVPECKHAFLPKEAAIQKNGKGVGVEHASAEMIREALRHAQIMKEAVNEEITTDDLIAAGLIGGNGSKERREKLGKILKIGYTNGKQLHKRLMMFQISREDFAAAVAVIRQEAQNE, from the coding sequence ATGAAAATTAAAGAAATCATCGTTGTGGAAGGAAAAGATGACACAACCGCAATCAAAAGGGCCGTTGATGCAGATACGATTGAAACGAATGGTTCTGCTCTCAGCGAGGAAACGATTGAAAAAATAAAACTGGCCCATCAGAAAAGAGGCGTCATTATTTTTACAGACCCTGATTTTCCTGGTGAAAAAATAAGAAAAACAATTGCACGCCATGTACCTGAGTGCAAACATGCGTTTCTGCCGAAAGAAGCCGCGATACAAAAGAACGGAAAGGGAGTAGGCGTTGAACATGCTTCGGCTGAAATGATTCGGGAGGCGCTGCGGCATGCCCAAATCATGAAAGAAGCAGTCAATGAGGAAATTACAACAGATGATTTAATTGCGGCCGGATTAATTGGTGGAAACGGCTCAAAAGAACGGCGGGAAAAATTAGGTAAAATACTGAAAATCGGCTATACAAACGGGAAACAGTTACATAAAAGGCTTATGATGTTCCAAATATCCCGTGAGGACTTTGCAGCTGCTGTTGCGGTCATCAGACAGGAGGCGCAAAATGAATAA
- the rsmA gene encoding 16S rRNA (adenine(1518)-N(6)/adenine(1519)-N(6))-dimethyltransferase RsmA, translating to MNKDIATPARTRMILEKYGFSFKKSLGQNFLIDTNILKRIVDHAQLTAETGAIEVGPGIGALTEQLARNSKKVVAFEIDQRLLPILEETMSPYSNVTIIHQDILKADMQAIIDREFQGINDLMVVANLPYYVTTPIIMKLLEENLPIRGIVVMLQKEVAERMAAKPGSKDYGSLSIAVQYYTEPETVMVVPKTVFVPQPNVDSAVIRLIRREEAPVKVRDEAFFFQVIKASFAHRRKTLLNNLTSQLPDGKEKKEAILAALNQAGIDPGRRGETLSIEEFGRLSDELYVYFQ from the coding sequence ATGAATAAAGATATTGCTACGCCTGCAAGAACGAGAATGATACTTGAAAAATACGGCTTTTCCTTTAAGAAAAGTTTAGGGCAAAATTTCTTAATTGATACGAATATTTTAAAACGAATTGTCGACCATGCACAATTAACCGCTGAGACCGGAGCAATTGAAGTAGGTCCCGGGATTGGTGCTTTAACAGAGCAGCTTGCCCGGAACAGCAAAAAAGTAGTGGCATTTGAAATTGATCAACGCTTGCTTCCGATATTAGAAGAGACCATGTCGCCTTATTCCAATGTAACAATTATTCATCAGGATATTTTAAAAGCCGATATGCAAGCAATCATTGACCGGGAGTTTCAAGGGATCAACGATTTAATGGTAGTAGCCAATTTGCCGTATTATGTTACGACGCCGATAATAATGAAGCTTTTGGAAGAAAATCTGCCAATTAGAGGTATTGTTGTTATGCTTCAAAAGGAAGTAGCTGAAAGGATGGCAGCAAAACCGGGTTCCAAAGATTACGGTTCTCTTTCAATAGCCGTTCAATATTACACTGAGCCTGAAACAGTCATGGTCGTTCCTAAAACAGTGTTCGTACCCCAGCCTAATGTAGATTCTGCGGTCATACGATTAATTCGGAGAGAAGAGGCGCCCGTCAAGGTACGTGATGAAGCATTCTTTTTCCAAGTTATAAAAGCAAGCTTTGCACATCGAAGAAAGACGCTCCTAAACAACTTAACAAGCCAGCTTCCTGATGGCAAAGAGAAAAAAGAAGCAATACTTGCTGCACTGAATCAAGCGGGCATTGACCCGGGAAGAAGAGGAGAAACTCTTTCGATCGAGGAATTTGGCCGTTTGAGCGATGAACTTTATGTGTATTTTCAATAA
- the yabG gene encoding sporulation peptidase YabG, whose protein sequence is MKIKIMDIVGRVSYHCDILFRVIDIREEGGKKNAILYGEDFRLIADAPYEDLIKVYPSERMKLSREFRSLEEQSFKLFWQDVELLKEKQEYDVTDGYTKPVKYFQIPGKVLHVDGDPNYLKKCLSLYEKVGVPVFGVYCNEKEMPNKVGHFIDYYRPDILVITGHDAYSKSKGKITDLNAYRHSKDFALTVREARKKVPHLDQLVIFAGACQSHFESLIQAGANFASSPSRVNIHALDPVYIVAKISFTPFMERINVWNVLRNTLTGEKGLGGIETRGVLRTGMPYHIEYQDQE, encoded by the coding sequence GTGAAGATAAAAATCATGGATATTGTCGGAAGGGTTTCTTATCATTGTGACATTTTGTTTAGAGTGATTGATATAAGAGAAGAAGGCGGCAAGAAAAATGCTATTTTATATGGAGAAGATTTCCGGCTTATTGCCGATGCACCGTATGAGGATTTAATAAAGGTGTATCCATCAGAGCGAATGAAATTGTCAAGGGAATTTCGGTCACTTGAAGAGCAGTCGTTCAAGCTTTTTTGGCAAGATGTGGAGTTATTAAAAGAAAAGCAAGAATACGATGTAACAGACGGGTACACGAAACCGGTCAAATATTTTCAAATTCCCGGGAAGGTTCTTCATGTGGATGGTGACCCTAATTATTTAAAAAAGTGTTTAAGCTTATATGAAAAAGTCGGAGTTCCTGTTTTTGGAGTTTATTGCAATGAGAAAGAAATGCCGAACAAGGTTGGACATTTCATTGACTATTACCGGCCGGATATTTTGGTAATTACCGGTCATGATGCATATTCAAAATCTAAAGGCAAGATAACGGACCTGAATGCGTACCGGCATTCCAAGGATTTTGCTTTAACGGTGAGGGAAGCAAGAAAGAAAGTACCTCATTTAGATCAGCTAGTTATTTTCGCAGGCGCATGCCAATCACATTTTGAATCGCTGATTCAAGCAGGCGCAAACTTTGCAAGCTCACCTTCTCGGGTAAATATCCACGCGCTTGACCCTGTTTATATCGTCGCAAAAATAAGCTTCACTCCTTTTATGGAAAGGATTAATGTGTGGAATGTTCTAAGAAATACACTAACAGGGGAAAAAGGGCTCGGGGGTATTGAAACGCGCGGCGTTTTAAGAACTGGAATGCCGTATCATATTGAATATCAAGATCAAGAATAA
- the veg gene encoding biofilm formation stimulator Veg, with product MPKTLSEIKKALDSNLGKRLLLRANGGRRKTIERSGILAETYPAVFVVELDQDENAFERVSYSYADVLTETVQITFYEDTSRNAALS from the coding sequence ATGCCAAAAACATTATCTGAAATCAAAAAAGCTCTTGATTCAAATTTAGGGAAAAGACTTTTGCTCAGGGCGAACGGTGGACGCAGAAAAACGATTGAGCGTTCCGGGATTTTAGCAGAAACGTATCCTGCCGTGTTTGTAGTCGAGTTAGACCAGGATGAAAATGCATTTGAACGTGTATCGTACAGCTATGCAGATGTTTTAACTGAAACGGTTCAAATTACCTTCTATGAAGATACATCAAGAAATGCCGCTTTAAGCTGA
- a CDS encoding small, acid-soluble spore protein, alpha/beta type encodes MGRRRGIMSERLKEELAKELGFYDVVQKEGWGGIKARDAGNMVKRAIELAEEQLASRR; translated from the coding sequence TTGGGCAGAAGAAGAGGAATCATGTCAGAGCGTCTTAAAGAAGAACTTGCGAAAGAGCTTGGGTTCTATGATGTTGTCCAGAAAGAAGGATGGGGCGGAATCAAAGCAAGAGACGCGGGAAATATGGTTAAGCGTGCAATTGAACTAGCTGAAGAACAGCTGGCTTCAAGACGATAA
- the ispE gene encoding 4-(cytidine 5'-diphospho)-2-C-methyl-D-erythritol kinase: MKLLVKAPAKINLTLDVLYKRTDGYHEVEMIMTTIDLADRLELSLLDEDQIRIISHNHYVPDDERNLAYQAAQLLKERFQVKKGALIRIEKTIPVAAGLAGGSSDAAATLKGLNKLWDLGLSVDELAALGAEIGSDVSFCVYGGTALAKGRGELITELPAPPTCWVILAKPSIGVSTAEVYRRLDLNRISHPNTKEMIKAIETKDYSKVCENLGNVLEDVTMKMHPEVVLIKDQMKRFGADAVLMSGSGPTVFGLVQHDSRLHRIYNGLRGFCDQVYAVRMLGERNILD, from the coding sequence GTGAAGCTTCTAGTCAAAGCCCCGGCGAAGATCAATTTAACATTGGATGTGTTATATAAACGAACGGATGGCTATCATGAAGTAGAAATGATTATGACGACAATTGATTTGGCTGATCGCCTTGAGCTCTCATTGCTGGACGAGGATCAAATCCGAATCATTTCTCATAATCATTATGTGCCGGATGACGAGCGCAACCTTGCATATCAAGCAGCCCAGCTTTTAAAGGAACGGTTTCAAGTGAAAAAGGGCGCATTGATTCGTATTGAAAAAACAATACCAGTCGCAGCGGGATTAGCGGGCGGCAGCAGTGATGCTGCAGCTACTTTAAAGGGTTTAAATAAATTATGGGATCTTGGCCTGTCGGTGGACGAGCTGGCAGCGTTAGGTGCGGAAATCGGGTCGGATGTTTCTTTTTGCGTATATGGGGGGACAGCACTGGCCAAGGGAAGGGGAGAACTGATAACGGAACTTCCTGCTCCTCCTACATGCTGGGTTATTCTTGCAAAGCCTTCCATTGGGGTTTCAACAGCCGAAGTATATCGCAGGCTTGATTTAAATCGGATCAGCCACCCGAACACAAAAGAAATGATTAAAGCAATTGAAACGAAAGATTACAGCAAGGTTTGCGAAAATTTAGGGAATGTACTCGAAGATGTAACAATGAAGATGCATCCGGAGGTCGTCTTGATAAAAGATCAAATGAAAAGATTTGGTGCAGATGCCGTATTGATGAGCGGCAGCGGTCCAACGGTATTTGGCCTTGTGCAGCATGATTCACGGCTTCACCGAATTTATAACGGTTTAAGAGGATTTTGTGATCAAGTATATGCGGTAAGAATGTTGGGGGAACGGAATATACTTGATTAA
- the purR gene encoding pur operon repressor, which produces MKFRRSERLIDMTNYLLEHPRQLVPLTFFAERYSSAKSSISEDLAIIKETFEQRGIGTLQTVPGAAGGVKFFVKVKEEEVRPFIAHLCDLIRNPERLLPGGYLYMTDIISDPSIVNKVGKMFASAFSNTEIDVVMTVATKGIPLAYAVASQLNVPVVIVRRDSKVTEGSTVSINYVSGSAKRIETMVLSKRSLAEGSKVLIVDDFMKAGGTVNGMISLLNEFNAHVAGIAVLVESENIEERLVDEYLSLIRLSDVDVKEKKIKVSEGNFFSKNVENC; this is translated from the coding sequence ATGAAATTCCGTCGAAGCGAACGTTTGATCGATATGACGAATTATTTATTGGAGCATCCTCGTCAATTAGTTCCGTTAACTTTTTTTGCTGAAAGGTATAGTTCTGCTAAATCGTCGATCAGTGAAGATTTGGCGATTATTAAAGAAACATTTGAACAAAGGGGAATTGGAACGTTGCAAACGGTGCCCGGTGCGGCAGGCGGGGTAAAATTTTTTGTAAAAGTGAAAGAAGAAGAAGTGAGGCCATTTATTGCGCATCTTTGCGATTTAATCAGAAATCCGGAAAGACTGCTTCCGGGAGGCTATCTATATATGACCGACATTATCAGTGACCCTTCAATTGTGAACAAAGTAGGGAAAATGTTTGCTTCTGCTTTTTCCAATACTGAAATCGATGTTGTTATGACGGTTGCGACGAAAGGAATACCGCTTGCATATGCCGTTGCCAGCCAGTTGAATGTTCCGGTCGTGATTGTCAGAAGAGATAGCAAAGTGACGGAAGGATCGACGGTAAGCATCAATTACGTGTCCGGATCGGCAAAAAGAATTGAGACGATGGTTCTTTCAAAAAGAAGCTTGGCAGAAGGATCGAAAGTACTGATCGTGGATGACTTTATGAAGGCTGGAGGAACGGTCAATGGGATGATCAGCCTTCTAAATGAATTTAACGCCCATGTAGCAGGAATAGCTGTATTAGTTGAATCAGAAAATATTGAAGAGCGTTTAGTGGATGAATACTTGTCACTTATCCGCCTTTCTGACGTTGATGTGAAAGAGAAAAAAATAAAAGTGAGCGAAGGCAATTTCTTTTCAAAGAATGTTGAAAATTGTTAG
- the ridA gene encoding 2-iminobutanoate/2-iminopropanoate deaminase produces the protein MKTVQTTNAPAAIGPYSQGIVVNNLFFSSGQIPLTAEGVMVEGDIKAQTHQVFKNLQAVLEEAGASLDTVVKATVFIKNMDDFAAVNEVYGQYFSTHKPARSTVEVARLPKDALVEIEVIALVK, from the coding sequence GTGAAAACGGTTCAAACAACTAATGCCCCGGCTGCAATCGGCCCTTATTCCCAGGGGATTGTTGTCAATAACTTATTTTTCAGCTCAGGGCAAATCCCGCTGACTGCTGAAGGAGTTATGGTCGAGGGAGACATTAAAGCACAAACCCATCAAGTGTTTAAGAATTTACAGGCTGTTCTTGAAGAAGCGGGGGCTTCATTGGATACGGTTGTAAAAGCAACGGTTTTTATTAAAAATATGGATGATTTTGCAGCTGTAAATGAAGTTTACGGTCAATATTTTTCTACTCATAAGCCTGCGCGTTCAACCGTTGAGGTAGCCCGATTGCCAAAAGATGCTTTAGTCGAAATAGAAGTTATTGCCCTCGTAAAATAG